A portion of the bacterium genome contains these proteins:
- a CDS encoding PEGA domain-containing protein — MIFENKRRQAVINISKNILAIIFVLSVVFVAVFLTQGWTITPKGNPHQTGLVQFISTPNNANVKINGTQINDTTNTKRQLDPNVYNFEISKKDYTTWRRTAQVDAGKILWLNYARLLPEKLTSKKFFNFEKIQDIIFSADKKWSIIVAQNGGSFKIYKINLEEENQQLTEIILPDSIFNIEDNPEIETQKQQVISTISFKKISENGSRILAQWKKGKETQNLIIDTQNPEKSTNLTEIFHLNFENITPANRDFTRLYSTISGDLREINLDNSTVSANITTGVLDLKIHNNDSILVSRKIKDGDFTVEVLDKNGKKTTIKKSITHTPKIEMGRYYNENYVHILTDNILTIYKGSDWRGAYSPKIYKTFTLKFTPSNIELNQENRMILLSSPEKNQIIDLETIKSYNLTSSKKYWVDNFILYSIENGKIIWEDFDGSNKRVVVESENFKSSISANDKFLFSVAKNSNGTFSLNKSRIILD; from the coding sequence ATGATTTTTGAAAATAAACGCCGTCAAGCGGTGATAAATATTTCTAAAAATATCTTGGCGATCATCTTCGTCTTATCTGTTGTTTTTGTTGCTGTATTTTTAACACAAGGTTGGACAATAACACCCAAAGGCAATCCTCATCAGACGGGGCTAGTTCAATTTATTTCCACACCAAATAACGCTAATGTCAAGATAAATGGCACGCAAATCAATGACACAACTAACACCAAGCGTCAACTCGACCCTAATGTCTACAATTTCGAAATATCAAAGAAAGACTATACCACATGGAGGAGAACTGCACAGGTTGACGCTGGTAAGATTTTATGGCTTAACTACGCGAGACTTCTGCCAGAAAAACTAACTTCAAAAAAATTCTTCAACTTTGAAAAAATTCAAGATATTATATTTTCCGCAGACAAAAAATGGAGCATCATTGTCGCCCAAAATGGCGGATCGTTTAAGATATACAAAATAAATTTGGAAGAAGAAAACCAACAATTAACTGAAATTATCTTGCCCGATTCTATCTTTAATATAGAAGACAATCCGGAAATCGAGACTCAAAAGCAACAAGTTATTTCAACAATATCTTTCAAAAAAATCAGCGAAAATGGCTCACGAATCTTAGCTCAATGGAAAAAGGGTAAAGAAACACAAAATCTCATCATAGACACACAAAATCCAGAAAAATCAACCAATCTAACAGAGATTTTTCATCTTAACTTCGAAAATATCACACCAGCAAATCGAGATTTTACAAGGCTTTATTCAACTATTTCTGGCGACCTTCGAGAAATAAACCTCGATAATTCTACAGTATCAGCCAACATAACAACTGGCGTTCTTGATCTTAAAATCCACAATAACGATTCAATTTTAGTTTCGAGAAAAATAAAAGATGGTGATTTTACAGTCGAAGTCCTTGATAAAAATGGCAAAAAAACTACTATCAAGAAATCAATTACTCATACGCCCAAAATAGAAATGGGGCGCTATTACAATGAAAATTACGTCCATATCTTAACTGACAATATACTAACAATCTATAAGGGAAGTGACTGGCGAGGCGCGTATTCGCCAAAAATTTACAAGACTTTTACTTTAAAATTCACACCCAGCAATATAGAACTCAATCAGGAAAATCGAATGATTCTTCTTTCATCTCCTGAAAAAAATCAGATCATCGATCTCGAAACCATAAAATCTTACAATCTAACAAGCAGTAAAAAATACTGGGTGGACAACTTTATACTTTATAGCATCGAAAACGGAAAAATAATCTGGGAAGACTTTGATGGGTCAAACAAAAGAGTGGTTGTGGAATCGGAGAACTTCAAATCCTCAATATCCGCCAATGATAAGTTTTTGTTTTCAGTTGCTAAAAATTCAAACGGAACATTTTCACTAAACAAATCTCGAATAATCTTGGACTAA
- a CDS encoding rRNA adenine N(6)-methyltransferase family protein has protein sequence MARNHRISQNFLRSPKIALMLVGHTNIRKRDFTLDIGAGSGVITYALSKKSAQVLAIEFDRSTFQKLKQNTRDLKNVEILNADFLHFNLNKLPKDYKVCANIPFHLSSEIIQKLVFSGNPPKSAYLILQKQFAKKLISSNQHFTSALGAKIFPFFEAKIKKPLRKTDFTPPPAVETVFFEMKRREVPLIARQEIGDFCDFIDRMFANKNFYLNNCGRKFRTRTPSQLVGEEWLEIWKNQQKNGKI, from the coding sequence ATGGCTCGAAATCACCGCATATCGCAAAACTTCCTGCGTTCACCCAAAATTGCGCTAATGCTCGTTGGCCACACCAACATCAGAAAGCGTGACTTTACTCTTGACATTGGCGCAGGAAGTGGTGTTATAACTTATGCTTTGAGCAAGAAATCGGCTCAAGTTTTAGCGATTGAATTCGACCGCTCAACATTCCAAAAATTAAAGCAAAACACTCGAGATTTAAAAAATGTAGAAATCCTAAATGCTGATTTTCTACACTTCAATCTCAACAAATTACCAAAGGATTATAAGGTTTGTGCCAACATTCCGTTCCATTTGAGTTCGGAAATTATTCAAAAGTTAGTCTTTTCTGGCAATCCGCCCAAATCGGCTTATTTAATTCTTCAAAAGCAATTTGCTAAAAAACTAATTTCAAGCAACCAGCATTTTACTTCTGCGCTGGGCGCCAAGATTTTTCCATTCTTTGAGGCAAAAATCAAAAAGCCGCTTCGAAAAACTGATTTTACACCGCCGCCTGCAGTCGAAACAGTGTTTTTTGAGATGAAAAGGCGAGAAGTTCCGCTGATCGCAAGGCAAGAAATTGGCGATTTTTGTGATTTCATTGACCGAATGTTTGCCAACAAGAACTTTTATCTCAACAACTGCGGCAGAAAGTTCCGCACGCGCACGCCAAGCCAACTCGTGGGTGAAGAGTGGCTAGAAATCTGGAAAAATCAGCAGAAAAATGGTAAAATATAG
- the xseA gene encoding exodeoxyribonuclease VII large subunit → MSFDFDEFADLLDQPSEKVENLVPLFTVSGFVETANQIFETAAPLVMIEGEVSSFKINQGKYVFFDLKDKKSTLPCFMMLYQMRLPLEDGMRVVATVRPKITDWGKFSLTVVEIKPQGEGELKKSFEILKKKLEAEGLFDQSKKQSIPVGSKNIAVISSTQAAGYADFIKILNQRWGGARVRVAHTQVQGASAANQIASAIEYFNNLDDKPEVIAVIRGGGSAEDLASFNEEVLVHAIFNSKIPIITGIGHEIDDSLADLAADLAAATPSHVAQILTPDRMAEIEIIRSRIIRAGDSIVSKIGLEISNIAEKRESLMTVISESIADVRAEISSKRRLLENLNPESVLKKGYAIVRGVLSEKQEIEIELFQKIIKAEVKNVREK, encoded by the coding sequence ATGAGTTTTGACTTTGATGAATTTGCCGACCTCTTGGACCAGCCGAGCGAGAAGGTAGAAAATCTCGTGCCACTTTTTACGGTTTCCGGATTTGTTGAAACGGCTAATCAGATTTTCGAAACGGCCGCACCTTTGGTGATGATTGAGGGTGAAGTTTCGAGTTTCAAGATTAATCAAGGTAAATATGTTTTCTTTGACCTTAAAGATAAAAAATCAACGCTGCCCTGTTTTATGATGCTTTATCAGATGAGATTGCCGCTTGAAGATGGTATGCGTGTGGTTGCGACGGTTCGCCCCAAGATTACTGATTGGGGCAAATTCAGTCTGACCGTTGTTGAGATCAAGCCGCAAGGAGAAGGTGAACTCAAGAAGAGTTTTGAGATTTTGAAGAAGAAACTTGAAGCAGAGGGCCTTTTTGATCAAAGCAAAAAACAGTCTATCCCTGTTGGGTCTAAAAATATCGCCGTGATTTCAAGCACACAGGCGGCTGGATATGCTGATTTTATTAAAATTTTGAATCAGCGTTGGGGAGGAGCGCGCGTGCGAGTTGCTCATACGCAAGTTCAAGGAGCGAGCGCCGCTAACCAGATCGCCAGCGCTATTGAGTATTTTAACAATCTTGATGATAAGCCTGAAGTTATTGCGGTAATTCGTGGCGGTGGATCGGCGGAAGATTTGGCGAGTTTTAATGAAGAAGTTCTGGTGCACGCGATTTTTAATTCCAAGATTCCGATAATTACTGGTATTGGTCACGAGATTGATGATAGTTTGGCTGACTTGGCGGCTGATTTGGCGGCTGCTACTCCGAGTCATGTGGCGCAAATTCTTACTCCAGATAGGATGGCTGAGATTGAGATTATTCGTTCTCGAATTATCCGAGCTGGTGATTCTATCGTTTCGAAAATTGGCTTGGAAATTTCCAATATTGCAGAAAAGCGCGAGAGTTTAATGACTGTGATTTCGGAAAGTATCGCAGATGTGCGAGCGGAAATTTCTTCCAAGAGGCGATTGCTGGAAAATCTCAATCCAGAATCAGTTTTGAAAAAAGGCTATGCGATAGTGAGAGGCGTTTTATCAGAAAAACAAGAAATTGAGATTGAGTTGTTTCAAAAAATAATTAAAGCGGAGGTAAAAAATGTCAGAGAAAAATAA
- a CDS encoding FtsX-like permease family protein — protein sequence MNFIDILKTSSVNLWRNKGRTFLTVIAIFVGAFTIALTSSVNTGVNSYINKQLAVFGNSRAITINKKQEGSALVSTGVQEFKEDASPSDGNFKLLSKDDLAKIEDMSEVKKDSIQPTIQSTIDYIQIGDGKKFKTGGLVFGDDFAPDIKTGRLPQNNREVMLTQDYLEAFDISAENIINKTLKLRISDQITKENKILEVKIVGILNKNIIQSNSVLLPTDLAQEIYDFNTKTLPAETREQYFGAYFYFNDETLATDDEKFDNIKKEFAKRGYSIARLQDRIQSVRDIVNGITGALTVFGAIALIAASFGIINTLYMSVRERTREIGLMKAMGLSGGKIFALFSFEAILIGVLGSILGILAAIGAGNSLNKFAAENFLKGLEGFNLTEFSLQSSIQITIIVMIIAFLAGSLPARSASKKDPIEALRYE from the coding sequence ATGAATTTCATCGACATATTGAAAACTTCGAGCGTTAACCTTTGGCGAAATAAAGGCCGAACATTTTTGACCGTGATTGCGATTTTTGTCGGCGCTTTTACAATTGCCCTGACTTCAAGCGTAAATACCGGTGTTAATTCTTATATCAATAAACAATTGGCAGTTTTTGGCAATAGTCGCGCCATAACAATCAACAAAAAGCAAGAAGGATCCGCTCTCGTATCGACAGGGGTTCAAGAGTTCAAAGAAGACGCCAGCCCAAGCGATGGCAATTTTAAGTTGCTGAGCAAAGACGACTTAGCTAAGATTGAAGATATGTCAGAAGTCAAAAAAGACAGCATCCAGCCAACTATCCAGTCAACGATAGATTATATTCAGATTGGCGACGGCAAAAAGTTCAAAACTGGCGGACTAGTTTTTGGTGATGATTTTGCGCCAGATATCAAAACAGGTCGACTTCCACAAAACAACAGAGAAGTTATGTTAACGCAAGACTACCTCGAAGCGTTTGATATTTCGGCCGAAAATATTATCAATAAGACACTTAAACTTCGAATCTCAGATCAAATAACTAAAGAAAATAAAATTCTCGAAGTTAAAATCGTTGGAATTTTGAATAAAAATATAATCCAATCCAATTCGGTGCTTCTTCCTACAGATTTAGCCCAAGAGATTTATGACTTCAACACCAAGACCTTGCCAGCAGAAACTCGCGAGCAATATTTTGGCGCGTATTTTTACTTCAATGATGAAACTTTGGCGACTGATGATGAAAAATTCGACAATATTAAAAAAGAATTTGCAAAGCGTGGCTACTCGATTGCGCGACTTCAGGATAGAATTCAATCTGTTAGAGATATCGTCAACGGGATTACTGGCGCGCTAACCGTATTTGGCGCGATTGCGCTGATTGCAGCAAGTTTTGGCATCATCAATACTCTTTATATGAGCGTGCGCGAGAGGACTCGCGAGATCGGCTTAATGAAAGCGATGGGGCTTTCTGGCGGGAAGATTTTTGCGCTGTTTAGTTTTGAAGCGATACTAATTGGTGTACTTGGATCAATCTTGGGGATTTTGGCGGCTATTGGAGCAGGAAATTCGCTCAACAAATTTGCCGCGGAGAACTTCTTGAAAGGTCTTGAAGGCTTTAACTTAACTGAATTTTCTCTTCAAAGTTCAATTCAAATCACTATAATCGTGATGATTATTGCCTTTTTGGCGGGAAGTCTTCCAGCCCGATCAGCAAGCAAAAAAGACCCAATCGAGGCGTTGAGATACGAGTAA
- a CDS encoding exodeoxyribonuclease VII small subunit produces MSEKNNIENQIAEIDEILRQIENGEISLSDVSGKYREALEKFSKIENELSKIENEIEVLTQDFSK; encoded by the coding sequence ATGTCAGAGAAAAATAATATAGAAAATCAAATTGCGGAGATCGATGAGATTTTGCGCCAGATTGAAAATGGCGAGATATCTTTGAGCGATGTGAGTGGTAAGTATCGCGAGGCTCTGGAAAAATTCTCCAAAATTGAGAATGAACTATCTAAGATAGAGAATGAGATTGAAGTCCTCACGCAAGACTTTTCAAAATAA
- the tgt gene encoding tRNA guanosine(34) transglycosylase Tgt, with translation MKAINFEIKTRLDGTLARTGIIKTPHGEIKTPAYIAGGTNATVKALTPEQIRSTGAQAVLANTYHLMLRPGADILARAGGIHKFMNWPAPTFTDSGGFQVFSLGMAYKKGIDATSHTEKGSSKLAKHSAEQLAKVGEDGVWFKSHISGEKIFMSPEISMELQHKIGADIHMAFDELTSPLAGREQIKSALDKTHAWAERCLTRHDQLNREHLKKGEPLQALFAVVQGAREEDFRKESAEFLGSKDFEGYGIGGIFQPEEIPEVLTWVNTTLPENKPRHLLGMGAQPADLFLGVEYGIDTFDCVAPTRQARNGALFTYSGRINISNAKFKEDFTPIDADCGCYTCQNFTKAYINHLFRADEILASTLASIHNEYFVINTVDKIRESLENGNFFEYKKDFLEKYYDRERAADFITK, from the coding sequence ATGAAAGCAATCAACTTCGAAATTAAAACTCGCCTTGACGGAACCCTCGCAAGAACCGGAATCATCAAAACTCCACACGGCGAGATAAAAACACCCGCTTACATCGCAGGCGGAACCAACGCTACTGTCAAGGCGCTCACTCCTGAACAGATCAGAAGCACGGGCGCGCAGGCAGTTTTGGCTAATACATATCATTTGATGCTTCGACCAGGAGCGGATATTTTGGCACGAGCCGGCGGAATCCATAAATTTATGAATTGGCCGGCACCGACTTTTACGGACAGCGGTGGATTTCAGGTGTTTTCACTGGGAATGGCCTACAAAAAAGGCATCGACGCAACTTCGCATACAGAAAAGGGCTCTTCGAAATTGGCTAAGCATTCTGCCGAGCAATTGGCCAAAGTTGGCGAAGATGGCGTTTGGTTCAAGTCACACATTTCTGGCGAGAAGATTTTTATGTCGCCCGAAATCTCGATGGAACTTCAACACAAAATTGGCGCCGACATCCATATGGCGTTTGATGAGTTGACCTCACCTCTTGCGGGGCGAGAGCAGATCAAATCCGCATTAGACAAAACTCACGCTTGGGCGGAGCGATGCTTAACGCGGCACGATCAACTTAACCGCGAGCATCTGAAAAAAGGCGAGCCGCTTCAGGCGCTTTTTGCCGTAGTTCAGGGTGCGCGAGAAGAAGATTTTCGAAAAGAATCAGCAGAATTTTTGGGGTCGAAAGACTTTGAGGGCTATGGTATTGGCGGAATTTTTCAACCAGAAGAAATTCCAGAAGTTTTAACTTGGGTCAATACAACTTTGCCAGAGAATAAACCACGACACCTACTCGGGATGGGCGCGCAACCTGCGGATTTATTTTTGGGCGTTGAGTATGGTATCGATACTTTTGATTGCGTAGCACCAACTCGTCAGGCCCGAAACGGCGCTCTCTTTACTTATAGTGGGAGGATTAACATTTCTAACGCCAAGTTCAAAGAGGACTTTACGCCGATTGACGCGGATTGCGGATGCTATACTTGCCAGAACTTCACCAAGGCTTACATCAACCATCTTTTCCGTGCCGATGAAATTCTGGCAAGCACTTTGGCTTCGATTCACAATGAGTATTTTGTAATCAATACTGTCGATAAAATCCGAGAAAGTCTTGAAAACGGTAACTTCTTTGAGTATAAAAAAGATTTTCTCGAAAAATATTATGACCGAGAGCGGGCGGCGGATTTTATTACAAAATAA